In one Bosea sp. RAC05 genomic region, the following are encoded:
- a CDS encoding transporter substrate-binding domain-containing protein encodes MTKTISAGRIALSALAGLGFAFHAEAQSLPPLPEAIKSAGLLKAGVRCDQPPYGYKDETGKFAGVETDMAIQIATWAFGSADKIELTCVTAENRIPQLNGKKVDLLIATLGVTPERARVVDFSKPYRWGGSDILVAKDSPIKKLDDVAGKIVIMLKGSTQAKWFEDTMPKVDNLRLNTASDALQSLKQGRGDAYTHDAATLIVIASKDPSLRLVGEPFAVSDAAVGVRKNEAAWLAYVDAALDRMKAEGLYAKWVEKWIPADIRPFYTDAFTKPKPTAR; translated from the coding sequence ATGACCAAGACCATCTCAGCGGGCCGCATCGCCCTGTCGGCGCTCGCCGGCCTCGGCTTTGCCTTTCATGCCGAGGCCCAGAGCCTGCCTCCGCTCCCCGAAGCGATCAAGTCCGCCGGCCTTCTCAAGGCCGGCGTGCGCTGCGACCAGCCGCCCTATGGCTACAAGGACGAGACCGGCAAGTTCGCCGGGGTCGAGACCGACATGGCGATCCAGATCGCGACCTGGGCGTTCGGCTCGGCTGACAAGATCGAGCTCACCTGCGTCACCGCCGAGAACCGCATCCCGCAGCTCAACGGCAAGAAGGTCGATCTGCTGATCGCAACGCTCGGTGTGACCCCCGAGCGTGCCCGCGTCGTGGATTTCTCCAAGCCCTATCGCTGGGGTGGCTCCGACATCCTCGTGGCCAAGGACAGCCCGATCAAGAAGCTGGACGACGTCGCCGGCAAGATCGTCATCATGCTGAAGGGGTCGACCCAGGCGAAATGGTTCGAGGACACCATGCCGAAGGTCGACAATCTCAGGCTCAACACGGCCTCGGACGCCCTTCAGTCGCTCAAGCAGGGCCGCGGCGACGCCTATACCCATGATGCCGCGACGCTGATCGTGATCGCGTCGAAGGATCCGTCGCTGCGCCTCGTCGGCGAGCCCTTCGCGGTGTCGGATGCAGCCGTCGGCGTGCGCAAGAACGAGGCGGCCTGGCTCGCCTATGTCGATGCCGCGCTCGACCGGATGAAGGCCGAAGGCCTCTACGCGAAATGGGTCGAGAAGTGGATTCCGGCTGACATCCGCCCCTTCTACACCGACGCCTTCACCAAGCCGAAGCCAACCGCGCGCTGA
- a CDS encoding amino acid ABC transporter permease, with amino-acid sequence MEFDLAYLAAQRPALMRGLWLTIQVSALSIGLSIAVGLCGAAIRVLQVPVLDKIVVAYVEFIRNTPLLAQLFFIFYGLPGLGLKLSLFWSGVLSLTLWAGAYQIENIRGGLETVGKGLREAAFSLGLSPWRFFRLIAAPMAVRVGLPSMLNTSISLLKNSSYLQAIGLAELTFVAIDRISMDFRTVEMFAAICVIYLALVLTLSFFASRLEYRLNTPFRT; translated from the coding sequence ATGGAATTCGACCTCGCTTACCTGGCGGCCCAGCGGCCGGCGCTGATGCGCGGCCTGTGGCTGACCATTCAGGTCAGTGCCCTGTCCATCGGGCTGTCCATCGCGGTGGGGCTCTGCGGCGCGGCCATTCGCGTCCTGCAGGTGCCGGTGCTCGACAAGATCGTCGTGGCCTATGTGGAATTCATCCGCAACACGCCGCTGCTCGCCCAGCTCTTCTTCATCTTCTACGGCTTGCCGGGGCTCGGCCTGAAGCTGTCCCTGTTCTGGTCGGGGGTCCTGAGCCTGACGCTCTGGGCCGGTGCCTACCAGATCGAGAACATTCGCGGCGGGCTCGAGACGGTCGGCAAGGGGTTGCGCGAGGCGGCCTTTTCGCTCGGTCTCTCGCCCTGGCGCTTCTTCCGGCTGATCGCCGCGCCGATGGCGGTCCGCGTCGGGCTGCCGTCGATGCTCAACACATCGATCTCGCTTCTCAAGAACTCCTCCTATCTCCAGGCGATCGGGCTCGCCGAGCTGACCTTCGTCGCGATCGACCGGATCTCGATGGACTTCCGCACGGTCGAGATGTTCGCGGCGATCTGCGTGATCTATCTCGCGCTCGTCCTCACGCTGTCCTTCTTCGCCAGCCGGCTCGAATACCGGCTGAACACCCCGTTCCGGACCTGA